The Crocosphaera subtropica ATCC 51142 genome includes a window with the following:
- a CDS encoding alpha/beta fold hydrolase encodes MLNNFQKLTITTSEVKINLVKGGKGYPLLLLHGYPQTHVMWHKIAPNLAQEFTVIIPDLRGYGDSDKPIGMTDHYNYSKRVMAQDQIEVMAQLGYDQFYLVGHDRGGRVAHRLTLDYPNKVKKLALLDIAPTYQMYSETDQEFAKVYYHWFFLIQPFPFPETLINQNPDFFLTHCLQSWSKTDRPFSSEAMAEYLRCFRDPNTVHGTCEDYRASATIDLEHDRTDMDKKIECPLLVLWGNKGVIEKTYDVITSWQKRATNVQGKAVNCGHFLPEESPEETYQYLHDFFSISTKR; translated from the coding sequence ATGTTGAACAATTTTCAAAAGCTAACGATAACAACCTCAGAAGTCAAAATTAATCTCGTTAAAGGAGGAAAAGGATACCCACTATTATTATTACATGGTTATCCTCAAACCCATGTTATGTGGCATAAAATTGCCCCAAATTTAGCTCAAGAATTCACAGTAATTATACCTGATCTACGGGGTTATGGAGACAGTGATAAGCCGATAGGAATGACGGATCATTATAACTATTCTAAACGAGTCATGGCACAGGATCAAATAGAAGTTATGGCACAATTAGGTTATGATCAATTCTACCTAGTAGGACACGATCGCGGGGGAAGGGTTGCTCATCGTTTAACTCTAGACTATCCTAACAAAGTCAAAAAACTAGCGTTATTAGATATTGCACCAACCTATCAAATGTACAGCGAAACAGACCAAGAATTTGCCAAAGTTTATTATCATTGGTTTTTTCTAATTCAACCGTTTCCATTTCCTGAAACCCTAATTAATCAAAATCCTGACTTTTTCTTGACTCATTGTTTACAAAGTTGGAGTAAAACGGATCGTCCTTTTTCTTCAGAAGCAATGGCAGAATATTTAAGATGTTTTCGTGATCCCAATACAGTTCATGGAACTTGTGAAGATTATCGAGCATCTGCAACCATTGATTTAGAACATGATCGCACAGATATGGACAAAAAAATAGAATGTCCTTTGTTAGTTTTATGGGGAAACAAAGGGGTGATCGAAAAAACCTATGATGTGATTACAAGTTGGCAAAAAAGAGCAACCAATGTTCAAGGAAAAGCTGTCAATTGTGGACATTTTTTACCTGAAGAATCTCCCGAAGAAACTTATCAATATCTTCATGACTTCTTCTCAATTTCAACCAAACGATAA
- a CDS encoding CYTH domain-containing protein, which translates to MAIEIERKFLVINDNWRSLGIGKVYKQGYIATADKITTIRVRIIGNEAYLTIKSKTEGISRQEFEYPIPLEDAEIMLNTLCDRPLIEKVRYTINQEKLIWEIDEFKGDNEGLILAEIELKSEDQVINFPDWVGEEVSHDPKYYNVNLVKHPYKIW; encoded by the coding sequence ATGGCCATTGAAATTGAACGTAAATTTTTAGTAATTAATGATAATTGGCGTTCTTTAGGAATAGGAAAAGTTTATAAACAAGGCTATATTGCAACAGCTGATAAAATAACAACCATTCGAGTCAGAATTATCGGCAATGAAGCTTATCTGACGATTAAAAGTAAAACCGAAGGCATTAGTCGTCAGGAATTTGAATATCCTATTCCTTTAGAGGATGCAGAAATTATGTTAAATACGTTGTGCGATCGCCCTTTAATTGAGAAGGTTCGCTACACAATCAATCAGGAAAAGTTAATTTGGGAAATTGATGAATTTAAAGGGGACAACGAAGGACTTATCTTAGCAGAAATTGAATTAAAAAGTGAAGATCAAGTTATTAATTTTCCAGACTGGGTTGGAGAAGAAGTGAGTCACGATCCAAAATACTATAACGTTAACTTGGTTAAACATCCCTATAAAATATGGTGA
- a CDS encoding (2Fe-2S) ferredoxin domain-containing protein, giving the protein MQLYNFNQMSSVLLGGSLGDRSILVCQGRCCRKDGSKKILTALESQTSGDIKVMPCGCLGQCGNGPNIIILPEEKLYQRVSPKDVSVLFLTHQN; this is encoded by the coding sequence ATGCAGTTATATAACTTTAATCAAATGTCAAGCGTACTGCTAGGCGGATCTCTTGGAGATCGCTCAATTTTAGTCTGTCAAGGCCGTTGTTGTCGCAAAGATGGTTCAAAAAAAATATTAACAGCATTAGAGTCTCAAACGTCTGGAGATATCAAAGTGATGCCTTGTGGTTGTTTGGGACAATGTGGAAACGGACCGAATATTATAATTTTACCCGAAGAAAAGTTATATCAACGGGTTTCACCCAAAGATGTGTCTGTTCTTTTTTTAACTCATCAAAATTGA